A genomic segment from Amphiura filiformis chromosome 10, Afil_fr2py, whole genome shotgun sequence encodes:
- the LOC140162300 gene encoding uncharacterized protein, with the protein MACSNDILDQTVDRLEAKKYDDDDLTMCSICLSMIEQPKALPCLHTYCLKCLSEWAKSTSTTITCPICRKVWTLPTDGVAGLESNFLVTKLKDRKTVYKKLANKDCQIPCTNCEGSDQPAVARCVECDDFLCEHCLKAHKIIRKLKGHHTFSLEELRSGKVDPVEKSEHCSIHTDQVLWIYCETCGILICRDCTVFDHCKPEHKFVDLKNAVESQKAKIETLAKDCKALAIQVDEAIKNDVEAVSKLDASLENGMEELSWAYQETKSSFLIQLEATYNALASEMKKEEARGRKEIDTHTEELNVLRSRLRTALETASELTKTGSDSDVAQMYASLTASMHDLCDIKKPPLQKKRMEEVIFKANTTSQPVVSIGSVSSEIRELSPECKNWKYQRQIKSPGTKYISGLSLANGNADVLCIVHQYQPAYKVTNGNSFKIIPKKGDGPYGCTINEKGEIFLTACDKYVYKFSSDITFLRQYSIPIGNYARGVTIIHSNKCIAVGEQDMKCISLHSEDGTLTKQVNVTVHPHYISANSQDHLAVSCRDPCCKSVIVVDVNDSGRVLFTLNAPTNVKEWDPKGVCWSMDDVLFVVNSVGEKGVHQFTSSGLYVTCIIDGLLYPTCLTISNKDELLVADNKCVKIYR; encoded by the coding sequence ATGGCGTGTTCTAATGATATTTTGGACCAAACTGTGGACAGGTTAGAAGCAAAGAAGTATGACGATGACGACTTAACAATGTGCAGCATCTGTCTATCGATGATTGAACAGCCTAAAGCTTTGCCTTGCCTTCACACGTACTGCTTGAAATGTCTTTCTGAGTGGGCGAAATCAACGAGCACAACAATTACATGTCCAATATGTCGCAAAGTTTGGACTTTACCCACCGATGGCGTGGCTGGACTAGAAAGTAACTTTTTGGTTACCAAATTAAAAGATCGCAAAACTGTATATAAGAAGCTTGCAAATAAGGATTGTCAGATACCCTGTACTAATTGTGAGGGATCAGACCAACCAGCAGTAGCACGCTGTGTCGAATGTGATGATTTTCTGTGTGAACATTGTTTGAAAGCACATAAGATTATACGTAAGTTGAAAGGTCATCACACTTTCAGTTTAGAAGAACTTCGCTCGGGCAAGGTGGATCCTGTTGAAAAATCAGAACATTGTAGCATACACACGGACCAGGTACTTTGGATATATTGCGAAACCTGCGGTATCTTGATATGTCGCGATTGCACCGTGTTTGACCACTGCAAACCAGAACATAAGTTCGTTGACCTTAAGAATGCGGTTGAAAGTCAAAAGGCAAAAATCGAGACGCTTGCTAAAGATTGCAAAGCTCTCGCTATCCAAGTAGATGAAGCAATCAAGAATGATGTTGAAGCAGTAAGCAAACTTGATGCATCACTGGAAAACGGAATGGAGGAGCTTTCTTGGGCATACCAGGAAACCAAATCGTCTTTCCTAATACAATTGGAAGCAACTTATAACGCACTTGCATCTGAAATGAAGAAAGAGGAGGCTAGAGGACGCAAAGAAATTGACACTCACACGGAAGAGCTAAATGTGTTAAGATCGCGTCTACGCACTGCTCTGGAAACGGCATCGGAACTGACAAAAACTGGATCGGACTCAGATGTTGCACAAATGTATGCTTCCTTGactgcttctatgcatgatttgtGTGACATAAAAAAGCCTCCACTACAGAAGAAACGTATGGAAGAAGTAATCTTTAAAGCCAACACGACGAGTCAACCTGTTGTGTCAATTGGTTCAGTTTCTTCTGAAATAAGAGAACTATCACCGGAATGTAAGAATTGGAAATACCAAAGGCAAATCAAATCACCGGGTACGAAATATATATCAGGCCTAAGTTTGGCCAACGGCAATGCTGATGTACTGTGTATTGTTCATCAGTATCAACCAGCGTATAAAGTTACCAATGGCAACAGTTTTAAGATCATTCCAAAGAAAGGTGACGGCCCGTATGGGTGTACCATTAATGAGAAGGGAGAGATCTTCTTAACTGCATGCGACAAGTACGTGTACAAGTTCTCATCTGATATAACATTTTTGAGACAGTATTCTATCCCGATAGGTAACTATGCCAGAGGTGTAACTATAATTCACAGCAACAAGTGTATTGCTGTTGGAGAGCAGGACATGAAATGCATCAGCCTTCATTCAGAAGATGGTACCCTGACGAAACAAGTTAATGTAACAGTACATCCACATTATATATCTGCTAACTCGCAGGACCATCTGGCGGTATCATGTCGCGATCCATGTTGCAAGTCTGTCATAGTCGTAGACGTCAATGACAGTGGGCGAGTTCTCTTTACTCTAAATGCGCCAACAAATGTGAAGGAATGGGATCCAAAGGGCGTTTGCTGGAGCATGGATGACGTGCTCTTCGTAGTCAATTCTGTAGGTGAGAAGGGCGTTCATCAGTTTACATCGTCCGGACTGTACGTAACGTGCATCATCGATGGACTGCTTTATCCTACTTGTCTGACGATAAGCAACAAGGATGAGTTGCTGGTTGCCGATAACAAATGCGTCAAGATTTATCGGTAG